A genomic region of Brevibacillus sp. JNUCC-41 contains the following coding sequences:
- the mutS gene encoding DNA mismatch repair protein MutS, with the protein MAGYTPMIQQYLKIKAEYQDAFLFFRLGDFYEMFFDDALNASQELEITLTSREGGSEERIPMCGIPYHSAANYIDILIEKGFKVAICEQTEDPKQAKGVVRREVVQLITPGTKMDSKGLREKENNYIATITYFTDGQFGFGYNDLSTGENKVTLIESFEEVLNEFAILGASEVVIAEDFNEEWKKRLQERGAAALSLENNLVQSESFVALLHLLKDQKLATTTSRLLNYLYRTQKRSLDHLQPVLAYETSQYMKIDYYSKRNLELTETIRSKGKKGSLLWLLDETKTAMGGRMLKQWIDRPLINKKQIERRQSLVETLKNQYFERQDLRERLKEVYDLERLAGRVAFGNVNARDLIQLKRSLQQVPIIREIVKSMASNQDISILADKLDPCEEVTDLLETALVENPPLSVKEGNIIQDGFHKELDTYRDASRNGKTWIAQLEREERERTGIKSLKIGYNRVFGYYIEVTRANLHLLEEGRYERKQTLTNAERYITPELKEKEALILQAEEKSISLEYDLFLNLREEVKSYIPRLQDLAKGVSELDVLQCFATISEERHYVKPVFSDDRRIVLKEGRHPVVEKVLQSQEYVPNDCFMDGDRELLLITGPNMSGKSTYMRQIALTSILAQIGCFVSASIAELPIFDKVFTRIGAADDLISGQSTFMVEMLEARNAIMNATENSLILFDEIGRGTSTYDGMALAQAIIEYIHEEIGAKTLFSTHYHELTVLAAELPKLKNIHVSAIEQNGNVVFLHKIKEGPADKSYGIHVAKLADLPEQLIDRAAAILAQLENENGQAKAMPEQPAATAVEAPIAEAAPVTDVNEAQLSFFGEEAPKGRVNSSPKEKKVLDDIKSLDILEMTPLEAMNTLYKLQKKLK; encoded by the coding sequence ATGGCTGGATATACTCCGATGATACAGCAATATTTAAAAATTAAGGCAGAGTATCAGGATGCCTTTTTATTTTTTCGTTTAGGTGATTTTTATGAAATGTTTTTTGACGATGCACTGAATGCATCACAAGAGCTCGAAATCACATTAACGAGCCGAGAAGGCGGTAGTGAAGAGCGAATTCCGATGTGCGGCATTCCGTATCACTCGGCTGCTAATTATATTGATATATTGATAGAAAAAGGTTTTAAAGTAGCTATTTGTGAACAAACCGAAGATCCGAAGCAAGCCAAAGGTGTGGTACGCAGGGAAGTTGTACAGCTGATTACTCCGGGAACGAAAATGGATAGTAAGGGTCTGCGTGAAAAGGAAAATAATTATATTGCCACCATCACTTATTTCACCGATGGGCAGTTTGGCTTTGGATACAATGATTTATCGACAGGGGAAAATAAGGTCACTTTGATTGAGAGTTTTGAGGAAGTCCTGAATGAATTTGCCATCCTTGGTGCTAGTGAAGTGGTCATTGCCGAGGATTTCAATGAAGAATGGAAAAAAAGGCTGCAAGAACGGGGCGCTGCCGCTCTATCCCTAGAGAATAATTTGGTTCAAAGCGAGTCATTCGTTGCATTACTTCATCTGTTAAAAGACCAGAAACTGGCGACAACGACCTCGCGTTTATTGAATTATCTTTACCGTACCCAAAAACGCAGCCTGGATCATTTACAGCCTGTGCTTGCATATGAAACATCACAATATATGAAAATAGATTATTATAGCAAACGCAATTTGGAATTAACTGAAACCATTCGCTCCAAAGGAAAAAAAGGCTCATTATTATGGCTGCTTGATGAAACGAAAACAGCCATGGGCGGAAGGATGTTGAAACAGTGGATTGATAGGCCGCTCATTAATAAAAAACAGATCGAGCGGAGACAAAGCCTTGTTGAGACCCTGAAAAATCAATACTTCGAACGGCAGGACTTACGTGAACGCCTGAAGGAAGTGTACGACTTGGAGCGGCTTGCCGGCAGGGTTGCCTTCGGGAATGTAAACGCTCGGGACTTGATTCAACTGAAGCGTTCATTACAACAGGTGCCGATCATTCGTGAAATCGTGAAGTCAATGGCTTCCAATCAGGATATTTCAATTCTGGCCGATAAATTGGATCCTTGCGAAGAAGTGACGGATTTGCTTGAAACGGCGCTTGTAGAAAACCCGCCATTGTCCGTAAAGGAAGGGAATATCATTCAGGATGGTTTCCATAAGGAGCTGGATACATACAGGGATGCCAGCAGAAACGGGAAAACCTGGATTGCGCAGCTTGAACGCGAAGAGCGGGAACGGACCGGGATCAAATCTTTGAAAATCGGATATAATCGTGTATTTGGCTATTACATTGAAGTCACACGAGCCAATTTACATCTGCTTGAAGAAGGCCGGTATGAACGGAAGCAAACCTTAACGAATGCCGAACGTTATATCACACCTGAATTGAAAGAAAAGGAAGCTTTGATTTTACAAGCAGAAGAAAAAAGCATCAGTTTGGAGTATGACCTATTCCTCAATCTTCGTGAAGAGGTCAAAAGCTATATCCCGCGCTTACAGGATTTAGCGAAAGGCGTCAGTGAACTGGATGTCCTGCAGTGCTTTGCAACGATTAGCGAAGAACGCCATTATGTGAAGCCAGTCTTTTCTGATGATCGAAGAATCGTACTGAAGGAGGGCCGGCATCCAGTAGTTGAGAAAGTCCTTCAATCACAGGAGTATGTCCCCAATGACTGCTTTATGGATGGAGACAGGGAGTTACTCTTGATCACAGGACCCAATATGTCGGGTAAAAGTACGTATATGCGTCAAATTGCGCTGACATCGATTCTAGCGCAAATTGGATGCTTCGTATCAGCAAGTATAGCTGAATTGCCTATTTTTGATAAGGTGTTTACTAGGATTGGGGCGGCAGATGATTTGATTTCCGGTCAAAGTACATTCATGGTAGAGATGCTCGAAGCAAGAAATGCCATCATGAATGCGACAGAAAACAGTTTGATATTATTTGATGAAATAGGGCGGGGAACATCAACATATGATGGGATGGCGCTTGCTCAGGCCATCATTGAATATATTCATGAGGAAATTGGGGCAAAAACTCTCTTTTCGACCCATTATCACGAATTGACTGTATTGGCGGCAGAACTGCCAAAATTGAAAAATATCCATGTCAGTGCCATTGAGCAAAATGGGAATGTCGTTTTCCTTCATAAAATTAAAGAAGGGCCAGCAGATAAAAGCTATGGAATTCATGTGGCTAAGCTAGCTGATTTACCAGAGCAGTTAATAGATCGGGCGGCCGCTATTTTAGCGCAGCTGGAAAATGAAAATGGACAGGCAAAGGCGATGCCTGAACAGCCTGCTGCTACTGCTGTAGAAGCACCTATTGCCGAAGCTGCCCCGGTAACAGACGTCAATGAGGCACAGCTTTCCTTCTTTGGGGAAGAGGCTCCTAAAGGAAGAGTGAATTCTTCACCTAAGGAAAAAAAGGTGCTGGATGACATAAAATCACTGGATATCCTTGAAATGACGCCGCTTGAGGCAATGAATACCCTTTATAAATTACAAAAGAAACTTAAATGA
- the mutL gene encoding DNA mismatch repair endonuclease MutL, whose amino-acid sequence MGKIIQLDEALSNKIAAGEVVERPASVVKELVENAIDANSTIIEIELVEAGLGSIRIVDNGDGILADDIEAAFKRHATSKIKDENDLFRIRTLGFRGEAMPSIASVSRFEMKSSTGEGVGTRILLEGGMVKELEASSSRKGTDILVSDLFYNTPARLKYMKTIHTELGNITDVANRLALSHPDVSIRLSHNEKRILHTNGNGDVRQVLAAIYGTNIAKKMIPVQASSLDFKLSGYIVMPEVTRASRNYISTMINGRFIKNYALVKAILDGYHTLLPIGRFPIALLNIEMDPILVDVNVHPSKMEVRLSKEQELYSLVSETIKSSFKKMTLIPSGYTPTPKPEQVKSEQTELELDHVVESGKRVLEEAKKEASLLKDTLIREKQEQKSYVDHNEDFNLEPIKEIIYSNEKQQMADAYIPVLQDDESKPNYESAEKYTTYTVEQEEEIEVNEPDSRIPPMYPIGQMHGTYIFAQNEKGLYIIDQHAAQERIKYEYFKEKVGRVENELQDMLVPITLEFSTDQCIRINEYRHELEKVGIYLEEFGYNAYIVRSHPQWFPKGIEQEILEEMIEQLLSMKKVDIKKLREEAAIMMSCKASIKANRHLRNDEIQALLDELRRTTDPFTCPHGRPIIISYSIYEMEKMFKRVM is encoded by the coding sequence ATGGGAAAAATCATACAGCTTGATGAGGCTTTATCTAATAAAATCGCAGCTGGCGAAGTTGTTGAACGCCCAGCCTCAGTCGTTAAGGAACTTGTGGAAAACGCAATAGATGCAAACAGTACCATTATAGAGATTGAATTGGTGGAGGCTGGACTTGGTTCCATCCGGATCGTGGATAATGGCGATGGAATTTTGGCTGATGACATAGAAGCGGCATTTAAACGCCATGCCACAAGTAAAATAAAAGATGAAAATGATCTTTTCCGAATTCGAACACTTGGCTTCCGCGGTGAAGCAATGCCCAGTATTGCTTCAGTTTCCCGTTTTGAAATGAAAAGCAGCACAGGCGAAGGTGTGGGAACACGCATACTTCTTGAAGGCGGCATGGTTAAGGAACTCGAAGCTTCATCCAGCCGAAAAGGAACGGATATCCTGGTTTCCGATTTATTTTACAATACTCCTGCAAGGTTGAAATATATGAAAACGATTCATACCGAGCTAGGAAATATTACGGATGTCGCTAACAGGCTTGCACTTTCGCATCCGGATGTTTCTATTCGGTTATCACACAACGAGAAGCGAATCCTGCATACGAATGGTAACGGTGATGTCAGGCAGGTGCTAGCCGCAATTTATGGTACGAATATTGCCAAAAAGATGATTCCGGTTCAGGCAAGCTCCTTGGACTTCAAATTATCCGGATATATCGTTATGCCTGAGGTCACCCGGGCTTCAAGGAATTATATTTCAACCATGATAAACGGCCGCTTCATTAAAAACTATGCGCTCGTGAAAGCAATCCTGGATGGGTACCATACACTCCTTCCAATTGGGCGTTTTCCAATTGCTTTGTTGAATATTGAAATGGATCCGATTCTTGTCGATGTCAATGTACATCCATCCAAAATGGAGGTAAGGCTTAGCAAGGAACAGGAATTGTACAGTCTTGTATCGGAAACGATCAAATCTTCGTTTAAAAAGATGACTCTAATACCAAGTGGATATACACCAACACCAAAGCCGGAACAGGTGAAAAGTGAGCAAACCGAGCTGGAATTGGACCATGTTGTGGAAAGCGGCAAGCGGGTCCTTGAAGAAGCCAAGAAAGAAGCTTCACTCTTGAAGGATACCTTGATTCGGGAAAAGCAGGAACAAAAGAGTTATGTGGATCATAATGAAGATTTCAATCTAGAACCAATAAAGGAAATAATCTATAGCAATGAAAAGCAGCAAATGGCAGATGCTTATATTCCGGTTTTACAAGATGATGAAAGCAAACCAAATTACGAGTCAGCTGAAAAGTATACAACCTATACGGTCGAACAAGAGGAAGAAATTGAGGTGAATGAACCGGATAGCCGCATCCCTCCCATGTACCCAATTGGGCAAATGCATGGAACCTATATTTTCGCCCAAAATGAAAAAGGATTGTACATTATAGACCAACATGCTGCCCAGGAACGGATCAAATACGAATATTTTAAAGAAAAGGTCGGACGTGTTGAAAACGAGCTACAGGATATGCTAGTTCCCATCACCCTTGAATTTTCAACAGACCAATGTATCAGGATAAATGAATATAGGCATGAATTGGAAAAAGTAGGCATCTATTTAGAAGAGTTTGGCTATAACGCCTATATTGTCCGATCGCATCCACAATGGTTCCCTAAAGGAATTGAACAGGAAATCCTTGAAGAAATGATAGAACAATTGCTATCGATGAAAAAGGTCGACATCAAAAAACTGCGTGAAGAAGCAGCCATCATGATGAGCTGTAAAGCCTCAATAAAGGCAAACCGTCATCTGCGCAATGATGAAATCCAAGCATTATTGGATGAACTAAGGCGGACAACCGATCCCTTCACATGTCCTCATGGAAGACCTATCATCATCTCTTATTCCATTTATGAAATGGAGAAAATGTTCAAGAGGGTCATGTAA
- a CDS encoding tyrosine-type recombinase/integrase translates to MKLIADHFVVSAFGGESVNPNTIHKQLLYDIMLAGMKRIRFHDLRHTHATIMLEIGENSKVVSERLGHSIVSITLDKYT, encoded by the coding sequence TTGAAGTTAATAGCGGATCACTTTGTCGTTTCTGCTTTTGGTGGAGAGTCAGTCAATCCCAATACGATACACAAGCAGCTTCTTTATGATATTATGCTTGCCGGAATGAAGAGGATTCGATTCCATGATTTACGCCATACACATGCAACTATAATGTTGGAGATCGGAGAAAATTCCAAGGTGGTATCAGAAAGATTAGGCCATTCAATAGTTTCTATCACATTGGATAAATATACCTAG
- a CDS encoding PadR family transcriptional regulator: MSIESSILAILSFWPSTGYNIKAEFEHKAAGLYWGMSYGSIYPKLKKLEEEGLVYPIEQEEEGRKKKLYELTPKGWEEFENWLQLPPAYPIIRDELLMKMSTWHEDMESSVLISHLLRRKKTTEDLLEFVKDWPTNGTSYISKVGMLTIRYSELRLEAELKWIEESINALENNQLSKGQDPNGNTEKLLARRRGATQGEKEK; encoded by the coding sequence TTGTCAATTGAAAGTTCTATACTTGCTATATTAAGCTTTTGGCCCAGTACAGGCTACAATATAAAAGCAGAGTTTGAGCATAAAGCTGCCGGCTTATACTGGGGAATGAGTTATGGGAGTATTTACCCGAAATTAAAGAAGCTTGAAGAAGAAGGACTTGTTTATCCTATTGAACAAGAGGAAGAGGGACGTAAAAAGAAACTTTATGAACTTACCCCAAAAGGGTGGGAGGAATTTGAAAACTGGCTTCAACTCCCACCTGCCTACCCAATAATTAGAGACGAATTATTAATGAAGATGTCCACATGGCATGAAGATATGGAAAGCTCAGTATTAATCAGTCATCTACTAAGAAGAAAAAAGACAACCGAAGATTTACTTGAATTTGTAAAAGACTGGCCGACAAACGGAACCTCTTACATCAGTAAAGTGGGTATGCTAACCATTCGCTATTCTGAATTACGACTGGAAGCGGAGTTGAAATGGATTGAAGAATCAATAAATGCTTTGGAAAATAATCAACTTTCAAAAGGGCAGGATCCTAACGGGAATACAGAAAAACTGCTAGCAAGACGAAGAGGGGCAACCCAAGGGGAAAAGGAGAAATAA
- a CDS encoding MFS transporter, with amino-acid sequence MKAGMFEPLKFRPFRSLFGAQLFSDLGNWLDFIALQVIVAYHWGLDETAIAAVIIALGLPWVIIGPFASVFVDRLPKKQMMIICLFLKVMFVGGLLFAPNLYILLLFVFLKGTVSAIYDPARQSMIRFTVPDNHLPEAVTLSQLSVNTMKIIGPALGGGLIALFGTKSPFLFEAAGFFIAIFFLLTLPNMDEKERNAGTKSENINKKNGHYWKELLDGIMHISYTPLLKISVILSSVAFFIIFLYDGLFIFIAQNLGFTEGNFGLLISAVGMGSVAGSLLMGNWTHWKRKPIHFMSSAFLFSGSLIIVMGLGSMEIVNLPALAWVIGAFFLGFMGSGESVPYGFILQSETPKQMMGRVSAAATSLQTFSMLIAPAVGSLLAKWLGVPFVLIGAGGATCLLGAIVLIFIVRRINVQKDIPEKQFNA; translated from the coding sequence ATGAAAGCTGGAATGTTTGAGCCTTTAAAATTCCGTCCATTTCGTTCATTATTTGGCGCGCAGCTATTTTCTGATCTGGGTAATTGGCTTGATTTTATAGCTTTACAGGTTATTGTTGCTTATCATTGGGGGTTAGATGAAACAGCCATTGCCGCAGTGATTATTGCATTAGGGCTGCCTTGGGTCATCATAGGTCCCTTTGCCAGTGTATTTGTCGATCGACTTCCAAAAAAGCAAATGATGATCATTTGTTTATTTTTAAAGGTCATGTTTGTAGGTGGACTGTTATTTGCTCCAAACCTTTATATCCTTTTACTATTTGTATTTTTGAAGGGAACAGTCTCAGCGATTTACGACCCAGCAAGACAAAGTATGATTAGGTTTACTGTCCCTGATAACCACCTTCCAGAGGCCGTAACACTTAGCCAGCTGTCCGTTAATACAATGAAAATTATTGGTCCTGCCCTAGGGGGAGGCCTCATAGCTTTATTTGGAACAAAAAGTCCATTCTTATTTGAAGCTGCAGGTTTTTTCATCGCCATATTTTTTTTGTTAACTCTTCCCAACATGGATGAAAAAGAAAGGAATGCTGGGACTAAATCAGAAAATATAAATAAGAAAAATGGTCACTATTGGAAAGAATTATTAGATGGCATTATGCACATCTCATATACCCCATTATTAAAAATCTCAGTTATCCTATCGTCTGTAGCGTTTTTTATCATTTTCCTGTACGATGGACTATTCATATTTATTGCCCAAAATCTTGGCTTCACTGAAGGAAATTTTGGGTTACTAATTAGTGCTGTAGGTATGGGAAGCGTGGCAGGTTCCCTTTTAATGGGCAACTGGACTCATTGGAAAAGAAAACCTATTCATTTTATGTCAAGTGCATTCCTTTTTAGTGGTTCATTAATCATTGTAATGGGTCTTGGTAGTATGGAGATTGTAAATCTCCCTGCATTGGCCTGGGTGATTGGCGCATTTTTCCTTGGTTTCATGGGCTCCGGTGAGTCGGTCCCTTATGGATTTATCTTACAATCTGAGACACCTAAGCAAATGATGGGCAGAGTATCTGCTGCGGCTACATCATTACAAACCTTTTCTATGCTTATTGCCCCTGCGGTGGGATCTCTTCTTGCCAAATGGCTTGGAGTTCCTTTCGTCTTGATAGGAGCAGGAGGGGCAACCTGCTTATTAGGTGCAATTGTTCTCATCTTTATTGTGAGAAGAATAAACGTTCAAAAAGATATTCCGGAAAAACAATTCAATGCTTAA
- a CDS encoding histidine phosphatase family protein, with product MQKKIYIVRHCEAQGQPSESHLTEKGSKQAKYLVDFFSNAKIDRIISSPFLRAIQSVEPLSEKTNIKIEIDERLSERTLSTTDLPDWYEKLKATFNDMELKFEGGESSQEAMNRIVNVVEEVFKSRTENTVIVSHGNIISLLFKNYNRDFDFECWENLSNPDVFQINCINNEVILERIWDEDKMNGCSVIL from the coding sequence ATGCAAAAGAAGATTTACATTGTAAGACATTGCGAAGCACAGGGGCAACCTTCGGAATCTCATTTAACAGAAAAAGGTTCGAAACAAGCGAAATATTTAGTTGATTTCTTCAGTAATGCAAAAATTGACCGAATAATATCGAGTCCCTTTTTGCGTGCTATTCAATCAGTAGAACCATTAAGTGAGAAAACAAATATTAAAATAGAGATTGATGAACGCCTCTCGGAACGAACACTAAGCACAACGGACTTACCTGATTGGTATGAAAAACTAAAAGCAACATTTAATGATATGGAATTAAAATTTGAAGGAGGAGAGTCAAGTCAAGAAGCGATGAATCGAATCGTAAATGTTGTTGAAGAAGTCTTTAAAAGTAGGACTGAAAACACAGTAATCGTCAGTCACGGAAATATAATATCCTTACTTTTTAAGAATTATAATCGTGACTTTGATTTCGAGTGTTGGGAGAATCTTAGTAATCCTGACGTTTTTCAAATAAACTGTATTAATAATGAAGTGATCTTGGAACGTATATGGGATGAAGATAAAATGAATGGGTGTAGCGTGATTCTCTAG
- a CDS encoding GNAT family N-acetyltransferase produces MQIISVREHPEYKEKAIKYIQCKWANETSMKVYEDCITHSITTDSPFPIWYLMEDYGEVIGCAGLISNDFISRMDLWPWICALYIENSYRGRSLGKELLKRAKADAEKAGFNKVFLCTDHIGYYEKYGFTYIGDGYHPWGSSSRIYESNN; encoded by the coding sequence ATGCAAATAATTAGCGTTAGAGAACATCCAGAGTATAAAGAAAAAGCAATAAAATATATTCAATGCAAATGGGCAAACGAAACCAGTATGAAAGTATATGAGGACTGTATTACACACAGCATAACAACGGATAGTCCATTTCCTATTTGGTATTTAATGGAGGATTATGGTGAAGTTATTGGCTGCGCAGGTCTTATTAGCAATGATTTTATTAGTCGTATGGATTTATGGCCTTGGATATGTGCCCTTTATATTGAAAATAGTTATCGTGGTAGGTCTTTAGGCAAAGAGCTACTTAAACGTGCTAAAGCTGATGCCGAAAAAGCAGGATTCAATAAAGTTTTCCTTTGTACTGACCACATTGGATACTATGAAAAATACGGATTTACTTACATAGGTGACGGATACCATCCTTGGGGAAGTAGTTCAAGAATTTATGAGAGCAATAACTAA
- a CDS encoding cupin domain-containing protein has translation MVSYMDYTSPSTQYFFDVNKSNLMKKDNQNYINVLGIKQLNTLENVSLLDIYLSSNNVVEPHYHQNAAELVYCISGAATVSLLNPFTKQIQNYPIKPGQVANVPQGWWHYEVANTDNTHLLAIFNAPTPEVILGSDILKLTPANIMAHTYCLDENQWKKAIAPVQTSTFIGPPANCQRASEEDMQQYPQYNNHYDNQMYTAPAYNYQFQPTPPYYYY, from the coding sequence ATGGTCTCCTATATGGACTATACTTCACCATCCACACAATACTTTTTTGATGTTAATAAAAGCAATTTAATGAAAAAAGACAATCAAAACTATATAAATGTATTAGGTATCAAACAATTGAACACACTCGAAAATGTTTCTTTATTAGATATTTACCTTAGTTCAAACAATGTCGTAGAACCGCATTATCACCAAAATGCTGCAGAACTTGTGTATTGCATTTCTGGAGCGGCAACCGTTTCATTACTGAATCCTTTTACTAAGCAAATACAAAATTATCCTATTAAACCTGGCCAAGTAGCCAACGTTCCCCAAGGTTGGTGGCATTATGAAGTGGCTAATACGGATAATACTCACCTGCTGGCCATTTTTAATGCACCAACACCTGAGGTGATTTTAGGTTCGGATATCTTGAAATTGACACCTGCAAATATTATGGCACATACGTATTGCCTGGATGAAAACCAATGGAAAAAAGCGATTGCACCGGTTCAAACCTCAACATTCATCGGTCCGCCAGCCAATTGCCAACGAGCTTCCGAAGAAGACATGCAGCAATATCCGCAATATAATAATCACTATGATAACCAAATGTATACTGCCCCTGCATATAACTATCAATTCCAGCCCACTCCCCCATATTATTATTATTGA
- a CDS encoding OPT family oligopeptide transporter, whose amino-acid sequence MSNNSKESKFVPYVSASKSLPELTATAIILGIILAIVFGAANAYLGLLIGLTVSASIPAAVISMAILRGVFRRDSILENNIVQTMTTAGEAIGAGAVFTIPALFMWDMDVSQAFIIFVVLTGGFLGVFMMVPLRQLLIVREHETLPYPEGTACAEVLKSGEKGGTSAKLIGAGLVIGGVVKGLGDGFKLFKTEVETGITNFKNAVVGLDAFPSLLGVGYIIGPRVAGQMLGGGLLAWVVLIPAISFFGGSNGTAIFPSDVPIGELDAWGIWDNYIRYIGAGAVATGGLITLIKTLPILFSSVFDTIKGVKANKGQLKSGSIRTEQDMPAKYVWLGTIIVILIIAFTPITDVGIIGAIAIAIFGFLFVTVASRVVGIVGSSSSPVSGMTIATLLIVAIVYKATGFTGTTGMVAALTVAAIICTALAVSGDVSQDLKTGYIVGGTPWKQQVAMMIGVVASASVIGFILVLMDNAYTMGSAELPAPKAALMKILAEGVLGGDLPWTLIFIGAAISITLEFFGLNSLVVAVGIYLPVHTSVPIMIGGFIRFFVEFFSKTKEALKARVDRGVLFASGLIAGESLIGVLIAILIAAGVQVPAAAKLASNLLPFLLFLALAGLLWFVSSKGKKEDAS is encoded by the coding sequence TTGTCGAACAATTCAAAAGAGAGTAAATTCGTCCCGTACGTCTCTGCATCTAAATCTCTACCGGAATTAACTGCAACTGCAATTATTCTAGGGATCATTCTTGCAATCGTATTCGGGGCGGCAAATGCATACTTAGGCCTACTTATTGGTTTAACTGTCTCTGCTTCAATACCCGCAGCGGTAATTTCAATGGCTATCTTAAGAGGGGTTTTTCGCAGGGATTCAATATTAGAAAACAATATTGTGCAAACGATGACCACGGCAGGTGAGGCTATTGGTGCCGGTGCTGTATTTACCATACCAGCATTATTCATGTGGGACATGGACGTGAGTCAAGCATTCATCATTTTCGTTGTTTTAACTGGGGGATTTTTAGGGGTCTTCATGATGGTTCCCCTTCGCCAGCTTTTGATTGTAAGGGAACATGAAACATTACCATATCCTGAAGGTACGGCATGTGCCGAGGTCCTGAAGTCAGGAGAAAAGGGTGGTACAAGCGCGAAACTAATCGGAGCCGGTTTGGTTATCGGCGGTGTCGTTAAAGGGCTTGGTGATGGGTTTAAACTCTTCAAGACAGAGGTTGAAACGGGAATCACGAATTTTAAAAATGCAGTGGTTGGTCTTGATGCCTTTCCTTCCCTTTTGGGTGTAGGTTATATTATTGGACCGCGTGTTGCAGGACAAATGCTAGGTGGGGGTTTATTAGCCTGGGTCGTTCTAATACCGGCCATCAGTTTTTTCGGCGGAAGCAATGGAACAGCCATTTTCCCTTCCGATGTACCGATCGGTGAATTGGATGCATGGGGAATTTGGGATAATTATATACGCTATATTGGTGCTGGTGCCGTTGCAACTGGCGGATTGATCACATTGATCAAAACATTACCAATACTTTTCAGTTCAGTTTTTGATACTATTAAAGGCGTAAAAGCCAATAAAGGACAACTAAAATCAGGTTCGATCCGTACAGAACAGGATATGCCTGCTAAATATGTTTGGTTGGGAACGATCATCGTCATTTTAATCATTGCTTTCACACCTATAACAGATGTAGGGATCATCGGTGCGATTGCAATTGCGATTTTTGGATTTTTATTCGTGACAGTGGCTTCAAGGGTTGTTGGAATCGTCGGAAGTTCTTCTTCCCCTGTTTCTGGAATGACGATAGCTACACTATTGATTGTGGCCATTGTCTATAAAGCTACTGGTTTTACTGGTACAACTGGAATGGTAGCCGCATTGACCGTCGCTGCAATCATTTGTACAGCACTTGCGGTTTCAGGTGATGTTTCACAAGATCTAAAAACAGGATATATCGTTGGCGGAACACCATGGAAACAACAAGTTGCCATGATGATCGGTGTTGTTGCGTCCGCTTCCGTCATTGGTTTTATCCTTGTTCTGATGGATAATGCATATACGATGGGTTCTGCAGAACTACCTGCACCTAAAGCGGCACTAATGAAAATACTTGCTGAAGGTGTTCTAGGGGGGGATTTGCCTTGGACCCTCATCTTTATCGGTGCTGCTATTTCCATCACATTAGAGTTTTTCGGTCTGAATTCACTTGTTGTTGCAGTCGGCATTTACTTACCGGTTCATACTAGTGTCCCAATCATGATCGGTGGATTTATACGATTCTTCGTTGAGTTCTTCTCGAAAACAAAAGAAGCGCTTAAAGCTCGGGTTGATAGAGGTGTATTATTTGCCTCTGGATTAATAGCAGGTGAATCATTGATTGGTGTTCTTATTGCCATATTGATCGCAGCAGGTGTCCAAGTTCCGGCTGCGGCTAAATTAGCCAGCAATTTGCTGCCATTCCTACTATTCCTTGCTCTAGCTGGATTGCTTTGGTTCGTATCCAGCAAAGGGAAAAAAGAAGATGCATCGTAA
- a CDS encoding PqqD family protein produces MHRKRQSKKRNLLTMVPLLERRVTMVHESSEATFLVIQRTNFVERITIRFFKQPSVRKIKLDKFGAYAIKQMQFQRNVNQISEAMSEHFGEEAEPALPRLMKFLEILEVHDWIIWDDEEEK; encoded by the coding sequence ATGCATCGTAAACGCCAATCAAAAAAGAGGAACCTGTTAACTATGGTTCCCCTTTTGGAAAGACGCGTCACTATGGTACATGAATCTTCGGAAGCAACTTTTTTGGTCATTCAAAGGACAAATTTTGTGGAACGAATTACAATTCGTTTCTTTAAACAACCATCAGTCCGTAAAATCAAGCTTGATAAGTTTGGGGCATATGCCATTAAACAGATGCAGTTCCAAAGGAATGTAAATCAGATTTCTGAAGCGATGAGTGAACATTTTGGTGAGGAAGCAGAACCAGCCTTACCTCGGTTGATGAAGTTTCTGGAGATTCTTGAGGTTCATGATTGGATCATATGGGATGATGAAGAAGAAAAATGA